The genomic stretch CAAGGAcgtcattcagatctagatctatgtaCTGTACCATGCAAGGCTCGTATTTTATTCGTTTCGTGACGAGCTACAAAAACTAGCCTCCACTATCGCGTTGCTTTCGTTGACATCCGCAAGGAGGGttaacatttctctctctgtaaatgTGTCCTTGCGTTGTTTGGATCCGTgtggtgtcgtctgcttttcgtctgctttcgcCGGATGTTGTGACTTTCAATCGGACGTGACGCAACCAATCTTATACGCAACTAAAAAATATCGCTTTGCTGCTCTTAGCAAAGAGTGACCCCTGAGATGGTTCATGAAACGAGTCGTTCCTAACTTTCGTCCCACTCTCAGCTAAGAGCTCTTAAGGCCCTATTCCTAGGAACGCCTAAGAGCGCgtatatgaaactggccccaggttTGTCACAAGCAACTATTTTATgaaaaacatacacaaacaaacacactccaGCTAAACTCTAAGGGTACTGTGCTTTGACAGACGAAATCCAGGGCAAGAAGGATGACACCCGGGTATACACCCCAGGCGAGTTGCGCTGGGCACACCCGAACCCCCACGATACCACCCCGGCTATCTTCCACACCCCGTTCTTTTTGCACACCAGGGGGTCGCCGCTGTCGCCCTGCTCGGGTGGACACAACACGTATAATAGGTTCAGTACAGTCAAACCCGCTTATAAGAAACTCGGATATAAGAAACATCGCTTATAGGAAATAACAACAGGAATGCAAGGGCAAGTTTGAGGAAGTGACTAGAACGTTGGAGTCACACTCCTTCTGTCATGAACACAACACGCGTGTTAGGTtaagtacagtcgaacccacgaataaaaaaaaacctcggTTATAAGAAACATCGCTTGTATGAAATAACAACACAAATGCAAGGGCAAGTTTGTGGAAGTGATTAGAACGTTAAAGGCATACTCCTTCTGTCATGGACACAACACGCGTGTTAGGCTAAGTAGAGACAATCCCACTTGTAAGAAATTCAAtctgacaaacaaagggaagtaagcgctataaatgcacacgacatgtgtaaacgagtaagtgagagttacgcCGGCGGTCCGGGGTCGACCCCTACTCGGGGCCAATACAAATAGCCGATAGCCGACTTCTAAAAATGTTGTCAGTGTTTGATAGCTGACTTCTTAAAATGTTGTCAGTTTTTGATAGCTGACTTCTTAAAATGTTGTCAGTTTGTGATAGCTGACTTCTTAAAATGTTGTCAGTTTGTGAAAGCTGACTTCTTGACATGTCGTCAGTTTTTGATAGCTGACTTCTTAAAATGTTGTCAGTTTGTGAAAGCTGACTTCTTGACATGTTGTCAGTTTTTGATAGCCGACTTCTTAAAATGTCGTCAGTTTTTGATAGCTGACTTCTTAAAATGTCGTCAGTTTTTGATAGCTGACTTCTTAAAATGTCGTCAGTTTTTGATAGCTggctgtctatgtctgtgtctgtcagtctgtgtatacatgtgtctgtctacgtttgtctgtgtctgtctttgtacgtgtctgtatttgtctgtttgtgtgggTATGTTTCTGTTTGTTCGTGGCTGTGTCTCTGTAGGTCTTTGTGTAGTCATATTCTGGACTGTCTTGGCTGAGCATGGCACAACTCAGGAACTGCAAACATCTATCGTGCCACGCGAACTGTCGTGACTGCAATACTGCATTTGAATGCAATGTCGACTAAGTGCTGCGGTATTCATGGCACGGACTGTTCGGTTTCGTTACATCGGTTCCGTCTACAtatttttgcaaaaaaacctgtatgcccccccccccccccctaacttTTTGAAGAGGCTAAGCCTCACCACATTTAAACATTCGTATTCGTATTTGTGTAGTCATACCTGACACGAGTCCTTGCCTCCCTGGGAATAGCCGGCACAGATATTGGACGTGTGGATTCTGCCACCCCCGATGTAGTACGAACACAGACTGTTGCTCATGACCGGCAGGTCCACCTCTCTCATGTGCATCACTGTGTCGCCGTCTGGTGTGACGTAAAACGAATGACGTCAGTTTGGTATTTGCATAGAAGTATAGTTCTAATATAACTAGTGTTACGTCACATGGGTCGCGCTCGTGACACATTCTAGCCAAGTTGACATGTGTCACACACATTGTAGTCACACTGCTGGATCTGAGAGGATGGAGGGGGGTCCTGCAAATGTACCTTTTTCTCAAGGAGAGACTATACAAAACATTTAAAATGCTAAATTTCAACAGtataaggaaggggggggggcagggggcaGGCCACACAGACCCCCCAGTCTAATTAGGTAGGAAGGCACCTCTATAGTAGTGCTTACAGATAGAGCctacaacaccaccaacaataacaacagcaacaacaacaaaaacaccaacatcaacaacgacaacaacaacgacaactacatcaacaaaaccaccaccaccaccaacaacaacaacaacaaaatcaacaacaacaacaacaacaacaacaacaacaacaacaacaacaacaacaccaacagcaacaacaacgacaacgacaacaaacagcaaaaatgacaacagcaacaacagcaacaataacaacatcaacagaatcaccaccaccaccaccaccaacaacaacaacaacaacaacaacaacaacaacaacaacaacaacaacaacaacaacaaaaagaacacTTACCACTGTGAATGGACCCCCAGCCAGTGACGGTACAGACGAGACCCTCAAAAGTTTCACTGGCTTCGGGCAGACAGGCGGTCCTGGCGAACTGTCCGGTGAGGTCCACAGGGTGAGACAGCTTGATCAGGGCGATGTCGTTCTCGTAGGTGTTCTTGTTGTAGTTGCGATGGCGATAGATGTGTGATACGCCGATCACGTGACTGTTGCTGACGTGTCCGATGTCGTTGATACCCACCGCCACCGTCCAGTACTGTTGCACCGTGCTGAAAAGAGCAGGATGTTGTTTGTCAATACAAGTGTACTGcggacacttttttttctctcattttatttcttcttcatttctgcGTTCATGGACGAAACTCCCATGTATACTCGTGTTGTTGCACACGTGGATTTGTACATGCATGACCGCCTTTATCCTCCCCTCCCACTTGTGATCGAGCCATATACGCCAATTgtgggggatgcatgcttgtgtttttcgtgtttctataactcaccgGACTCGGACATGaactacaggatcttttccgtgcgcacttggtcttgtgcgtatgtgtcctagctgtgtgtttttaactgttcatgcgaagaaattgtgaataaaattgtgtttaaaccaaaggggGACAAGGCGCTACCAAGGCTGCACATACGGGAGGTCgacaaaatctccacccttaactcaCCAGGCGCGGCCCCCACACACCTGCCGCTCCTGTCTCTGTACCCCCACACACCTGCCGCTCCTGTCTCTGTACCCCCACACACCTGTCGCTCCTGTCTCTGTACCCCCACACACCTGCCGCTCCTGTCTCTGTTCCCCCACACACCTGCCGCTCCTGTCTCTGTACCCCCACACACCTGCCGCTCCTGTCTCTGTACCCCCACACACCTGCCGCTCCTGTCTCTGTACCCCCACACACCTGTCGCTCCTGTCT from Littorina saxatilis isolate snail1 linkage group LG16, US_GU_Lsax_2.0, whole genome shotgun sequence encodes the following:
- the LOC138951303 gene encoding trypsin-like; this encodes MLLLAVIALSVLAATDAVTVCSSSLHGVCISLTSSCLEGYHLTYSYCGFLQYCCHPPPGGAHTAAPATTHAPSSGSHGTSTHNSGTCGVAAVNDHHRIVGGSRAQAGEYPWQVSLRYQYQHLCGGTLIDKQWVLTAAHCFEDTVQQYWTVAVGINDIGHVSNSHVIGVSHIYRHRNYNKNTYENDIALIKLSHPVDLTGQFARTACLPEASETFEGLVCTVTGWGSIHSDGDTVMHMREVDLPVMSNSLCSYYIGGGRIHTSNICAGYSQGGKDSCQGDSGDPLVCKKNGVWKIAGVVSWGFGCAQRNSPGVYTRVSSFLPWISSVKAQYP